From a single Kitasatospora azatica KCTC 9699 genomic region:
- a CDS encoding bifunctional FO biosynthesis protein CofGH produces MSSTPGAGPTRSAPTESSMRRALRRARDGVALDRAEAAVLLQARGEDLRDLCATAARLRDAGLAEAGRPGIITYSKKVFIPLTRLCRDRCHYCTFVTVPGKLRRDGHGLYLGPDEVLEIARQGAALGCKEALFTLGDRPEDRWPEAREWLDAHGYDDTLSYVRAMAIRVLEETGLLPHLNPGVLSWTDFQRLKPVSPSMGMMLETTATRLWSEPDGPHYGSPDKEPAVRLRVLEDAGRSSVPFTTGILIGIGESYEERADSLFAIRTVARQYHGIQEVIIQNFRAKPDTAMRAMPDAELEELAAAIAVARVVLGPSARIQAPPNLVDSEYRLIIDAGIDDWGGVSPLTPDHVNPERPWPQIEELAARTAGVGFELRERLTAHPEYLLHGEPWLDPRLLPHVRALMDPATGLALPDAPVVGRPWQEPEDLPAPSGRTDLHRTIDTEGRSGDRRADFEDVYGDWTALREQAATLGTVPVARLDGEVRSALAVAADDPQRLTDEQALALFSADGPALDALCAIADAVRRDAVGDTVTYCVTRNINFTNVCYTGCRFCAFAQRRTDADAYTLSLEQVADRAAQAWEVGATEVCMQGGIHPDLPGTAYFDIARAVKERVPGMHVHAFSPMEVVNGATRTGLSIRDWLTRARAAGLDTIPGTAAEILDDEVRWVLTKGKLPAATWVEVVTTAHELGIRSSSTMMYGHVDAPAHWLGHLRLLAEIQQRTGGFTEFVTLPFIHTNAPVYLAGISRPGPTRRDNRAVVAMARLLLHPHIPNIQTSWVKLGAEGAAEMLRSGANDLGGTLMEETISRMAGSAYGSYKSIRDLEAIAEAAGRPSRQRTTTYGEVPAERRAAALASDGHLPQLLPVLER; encoded by the coding sequence GTGTCCTCAACGCCCGGGGCCGGTCCGACCCGGTCCGCTCCGACCGAGTCCTCGATGCGCCGGGCCCTGCGCCGGGCCAGGGACGGGGTGGCGCTGGACCGGGCGGAGGCCGCCGTGCTGCTCCAGGCCCGCGGCGAGGACCTGCGGGACCTGTGCGCGACGGCCGCCCGCCTGCGCGACGCCGGACTGGCCGAGGCCGGCCGGCCCGGGATCATCACCTACTCCAAGAAGGTCTTCATCCCGCTCACCCGGCTCTGCCGGGACCGCTGCCACTACTGCACCTTCGTCACCGTCCCCGGCAAGCTGCGGCGCGACGGCCACGGGCTCTACCTGGGACCGGACGAGGTACTGGAGATCGCCCGCCAGGGCGCCGCGCTGGGCTGCAAGGAGGCGCTGTTCACCCTCGGCGACCGCCCCGAGGACCGCTGGCCCGAGGCCCGCGAGTGGCTGGACGCGCACGGCTACGACGACACGCTGTCGTACGTCCGGGCGATGGCGATCCGGGTGCTGGAGGAGACCGGTCTGCTGCCGCACCTCAACCCGGGCGTGCTGAGCTGGACCGACTTCCAGCGGCTCAAGCCGGTCTCCCCCTCCATGGGGATGATGCTGGAGACCACCGCCACCCGGCTCTGGTCCGAGCCCGACGGCCCGCACTACGGCTCGCCCGACAAGGAGCCCGCCGTCCGGCTGCGGGTGCTGGAGGACGCCGGGCGCAGCTCCGTCCCGTTCACCACCGGGATCCTGATCGGCATCGGCGAGAGCTACGAGGAGCGGGCCGACTCGCTCTTCGCGATCCGCACGGTGGCCCGGCAGTACCACGGCATCCAGGAAGTGATCATCCAGAACTTCCGCGCCAAGCCCGACACCGCGATGCGGGCGATGCCGGACGCCGAGCTGGAGGAGCTGGCCGCCGCCATCGCGGTGGCCCGGGTGGTCCTCGGCCCGTCCGCCCGGATCCAGGCGCCGCCGAACCTGGTGGACTCCGAATACCGGCTGATCATCGACGCGGGCATCGACGACTGGGGCGGGGTCTCGCCGCTGACGCCCGATCACGTCAACCCCGAGCGCCCCTGGCCGCAGATCGAGGAGCTGGCGGCCCGGACCGCCGGGGTGGGCTTCGAGCTGCGCGAGCGGCTGACGGCCCATCCGGAGTACCTGCTGCACGGCGAACCGTGGCTCGACCCGCGCCTGCTGCCGCACGTCAGGGCCCTGATGGACCCGGCCACCGGGCTGGCTCTTCCCGACGCCCCGGTCGTCGGCCGCCCCTGGCAGGAGCCCGAGGACCTGCCCGCCCCGTCCGGCCGCACCGACCTGCACCGCACCATCGACACCGAGGGCCGCAGCGGGGACCGGCGGGCCGACTTCGAGGACGTGTACGGCGACTGGACGGCGCTGCGCGAGCAGGCGGCGACGCTCGGGACGGTGCCGGTGGCGCGGCTGGACGGGGAGGTGCGGTCCGCCCTCGCGGTGGCCGCCGACGACCCGCAGCGGCTCACCGACGAGCAAGCGCTTGCTCTGTTCTCGGCCGACGGACCGGCGCTGGACGCGCTCTGCGCCATCGCGGACGCCGTGCGGCGCGATGCGGTCGGAGACACCGTCACCTACTGCGTCACCAGGAACATCAACTTCACCAACGTCTGCTACACCGGCTGCCGCTTCTGCGCCTTCGCCCAGCGGCGCACCGACGCCGACGCCTACACCCTCTCGCTGGAGCAGGTCGCCGACCGCGCCGCCCAGGCCTGGGAGGTCGGCGCCACCGAGGTCTGCATGCAGGGCGGCATCCACCCCGACCTGCCCGGCACGGCGTACTTCGACATCGCGCGAGCCGTGAAGGAGCGGGTGCCGGGGATGCACGTGCACGCGTTCTCGCCGATGGAGGTGGTCAACGGGGCGACCAGGACCGGGCTCTCGATCCGGGACTGGCTGACCCGGGCCCGCGCCGCCGGGCTCGACACGATCCCCGGAACGGCCGCGGAGATCCTGGACGACGAGGTGCGCTGGGTCCTCACCAAGGGCAAGCTGCCGGCCGCCACCTGGGTGGAAGTGGTCACCACCGCCCACGAGTTGGGCATCCGCTCGTCCTCCACCATGATGTACGGGCACGTGGACGCCCCCGCGCACTGGCTGGGCCACCTGCGACTGCTTGCCGAGATCCAGCAACGCACCGGCGGCTTCACGGAGTTCGTCACGCTCCCGTTCATCCACACCAACGCCCCGGTCTACCTGGCCGGGATCTCCCGCCCCGGCCCGACGCGCCGCGACAACCGCGCGGTGGTGGCGATGGCCCGCCTGCTGCTGCACCCGCACATCCCCAACATCCAGACCAGCTGGGTCAAGTTGGGCGCCGAGGGCGCCGCCGAGATGCTCCGCAGCGGCGCCAACGACCTGGGCGGCACCCTGATGGAGGAGACCATCTCGCGGATGGCCGGCTCGGCGTACGGCAGTTACAAGTCCATCCGCGACCTGGAGGCGATCGCCGAGGCGGCCGGCCGGCCGTCACGGCAGCGGACGACGACGTACGGGGAGGTGCCGGCCGAACGGCGAGCGGCGGCGCTGGCCTCGGACGGGCACCTGCCTCAGCTGCTGCCGGTGCTGGAGAGGTAG
- the cpt gene encoding chloramphenicol phosphotransferase CPT, whose translation MIVLNGASSSGKSTLARQLQAVLPDPWLTFGVDTLIEGMPAALLEGEGEGGISVEGDGEVAVGEVFRELEDAWIQGIAAMVRAGARVIVDEVFLGGGASQQRWLAALDGVRVCWVAVRCDAEVAAGRETARGDRAPGMAASQAGLVHQGVRYDLELDTTHADPAECALTVRRYLSSTGSS comes from the coding sequence ATGATCGTGCTGAACGGTGCCTCCAGTTCCGGCAAGTCCACCCTCGCCCGGCAGTTGCAGGCGGTGCTGCCCGACCCGTGGTTGACCTTCGGGGTGGACACCTTGATCGAGGGCATGCCCGCCGCGTTGTTGGAGGGCGAGGGTGAGGGCGGGATCTCCGTCGAGGGCGACGGCGAGGTGGCGGTCGGGGAGGTGTTCCGGGAGCTGGAGGACGCGTGGATCCAGGGGATCGCGGCGATGGTCCGGGCGGGTGCCCGGGTCATCGTGGACGAGGTGTTCCTGGGCGGCGGCGCCTCGCAGCAGCGCTGGTTGGCGGCGCTGGACGGGGTGCGGGTGTGCTGGGTCGCGGTCCGGTGCGACGCCGAGGTGGCCGCGGGTCGGGAGACGGCGCGCGGTGACCGGGCTCCGGGCATGGCGGCGTCCCAGGCCGGGCTCGTCCACCAAGGGGTGCGCTACGACCTGGAACTGGACACCACCCACGCGGACCCGGCGGAGTGCGCGCTGACCGTCAGGCGCTACCTCTCCAGCACCGGCAGCAGCTGA
- the helR gene encoding RNA polymerase recycling motor ATPase HelR, giving the protein MNPLTTSAFELPDRLAPKADPALIAGDEQHFAAIAESLEQTIAELSERLDAERRAPGGSGREAMDRDVEIHRLTGRLRALRRFGLDLCLGHIVSADRPEPVYIGRLGLTDSTGRRLLLDWRSPAAEPFFAATHANPMGLASRRRYRWTRGRISDYWDEVFTTDGLDGHAALDDQSAFIASLGSNRSPRMRDVLATIQADQDAIVRAGSRGALVVDGGPGTGKTVVALHRSAYLLYADPRLGHRRGGVLFVGPHQPYLAYVADVLPSLGEEGVRTCTVRDLVAEGAGASVETDPEVARLKSSVDMVKAIEKAVRFYEEPPAEGMTVTTHWSDIWLSADDWAEAFDAAEPGTPHNEAREQIWAELVTILLDKHRGEEVTPELFRRSLLQDEELVTTLNRAWPLLEAADLVSDLWSVPAYLRMCAPWLSPDEVRRLRRAEPQTWTVSDLPLLDAARQRLGDPEAARRQQRRRAAVAAQREEMSRVIDHLIESDDSEMQVMSMLRGQDLQGSLVDESALAGADPDVLAGPFAHVVVDEAQELTDAEWQMLLLRCPSRSFTIVGDRAQARHGFIESWQERLERIGLDRSVVASLSINYRTPEEVMAEAEPAIRSVLPDANVPTSIRSSGVPVTHGSVTELDSILDTWLAAHAEGTACVIGTGDIEHGTFQATSRVQSLTPELSKGLEFDLVVLVDPEAFGTGIEGAVDRYVAMTRATRQLVILTSPDAAPSQAAR; this is encoded by the coding sequence TTGAATCCCTTGACCACCAGCGCGTTCGAGCTTCCCGATCGCCTCGCCCCGAAGGCCGACCCGGCGCTGATCGCCGGGGACGAGCAGCACTTCGCGGCGATTGCGGAGAGCCTCGAGCAGACGATCGCCGAACTGTCCGAGCGCCTCGATGCCGAGCGCAGGGCGCCCGGTGGCAGTGGTCGGGAGGCGATGGACCGGGATGTGGAGATCCATCGGTTGACCGGTCGCCTGCGTGCGTTGCGTCGTTTCGGGTTGGACCTGTGCCTCGGGCACATCGTCAGTGCGGACCGCCCCGAGCCCGTGTACATCGGACGCCTCGGCCTCACCGACAGCACGGGGCGGCGGCTGCTGCTCGACTGGCGTTCACCTGCGGCCGAGCCGTTCTTCGCCGCGACCCACGCCAACCCGATGGGTCTGGCGAGCCGCCGCCGGTACCGCTGGACCCGTGGCCGGATCAGCGACTACTGGGACGAGGTGTTCACCACTGACGGGCTCGACGGGCACGCGGCACTTGACGACCAGTCGGCCTTCATCGCGAGTCTGGGCAGCAACCGGTCGCCCCGGATGCGGGACGTGCTCGCCACCATCCAGGCCGACCAGGACGCCATCGTGCGGGCGGGGTCCCGTGGCGCCCTCGTGGTCGACGGCGGCCCGGGTACGGGGAAGACCGTCGTGGCGCTGCACCGCTCCGCCTACCTCCTCTACGCCGACCCGCGCCTCGGTCACCGTCGGGGCGGCGTGCTGTTCGTCGGCCCGCACCAGCCCTATCTGGCCTATGTCGCCGACGTCCTGCCCAGCCTCGGCGAGGAGGGCGTGCGGACCTGCACCGTGCGGGACCTGGTCGCCGAGGGAGCCGGGGCGTCGGTCGAGACCGACCCGGAGGTGGCCCGCCTGAAGTCCTCCGTGGACATGGTGAAGGCGATCGAGAAGGCCGTCCGGTTCTACGAGGAGCCGCCCGCCGAGGGGATGACGGTCACCACCCACTGGTCCGACATCTGGCTGAGCGCCGACGACTGGGCCGAGGCCTTCGACGCAGCGGAACCGGGTACGCCGCACAACGAGGCGCGCGAGCAGATCTGGGCGGAGCTGGTCACGATCCTGCTGGACAAGCACCGCGGCGAGGAGGTCACGCCCGAGCTGTTCCGCAGGTCGCTGCTGCAGGACGAAGAGCTGGTCACGACCCTCAACCGCGCCTGGCCGCTGCTCGAAGCGGCCGACCTCGTCTCGGACCTCTGGTCGGTGCCCGCCTACCTGCGGATGTGCGCTCCCTGGCTCAGCCCCGACGAGGTCCGCAGGCTGCGGCGCGCGGAGCCCCAGACCTGGACCGTCTCCGACCTGCCGCTGCTGGACGCGGCACGGCAGCGGCTCGGCGACCCGGAGGCGGCGCGACGCCAGCAGCGGCGGCGGGCCGCGGTGGCCGCCCAACGGGAGGAGATGTCGCGCGTCATCGACCACCTGATCGAGAGCGACGACTCCGAGATGCAGGTGATGTCGATGCTGCGCGGGCAGGACCTGCAGGGCAGCCTGGTGGACGAGTCGGCCCTGGCCGGCGCCGACCCGGACGTGCTCGCCGGCCCGTTCGCGCACGTCGTGGTGGACGAGGCCCAGGAACTGACCGACGCGGAGTGGCAGATGCTGCTGCTGCGCTGCCCGTCCCGGAGCTTCACCATCGTCGGGGACCGCGCCCAGGCCCGGCACGGGTTCATCGAGTCGTGGCAGGAACGGCTCGAGCGGATCGGGCTCGACCGCAGCGTCGTCGCCTCGCTGAGCATCAACTACCGGACCCCGGAGGAGGTCATGGCGGAAGCCGAACCGGCCATCCGGTCCGTGCTCCCGGACGCCAACGTGCCGACGTCCATCCGCAGCAGCGGCGTTCCCGTCACGCACGGATCCGTCACGGAGCTGGACTCGATCCTCGACACCTGGCTCGCCGCCCACGCCGAGGGGACCGCCTGCGTCATCGGCACCGGTGACATCGAACACGGGACGTTCCAGGCGACGTCCCGCGTCCAGTCGCTGACCCCGGAGCTGTCCAAGGGCCTCGAGTTCGACCTGGTCGTCCTCGTCGACCCGGAGGCGTTCGGCACGGGCATCGAAGGAGCGGTCGACCGCTACGTCGCGATGACCCGAGCGACCCGCCAGCTCGTCATCCTCACCAGCCCTGACGCTGCGCCAAGTCAGGCCGCACGATAA
- the cutA gene encoding divalent-cation tolerance protein CutA yields MTNRDFLVVTTTHEGEEQARALATAVVGERLAACAQVYPVNSVYWWDGEVQAAPEWRIDFKTRAELADRLAAFIGEQHSYQTPEVIAVPVVTGSTAYLDWINAETAG; encoded by the coding sequence ATGACGAACCGTGACTTCCTGGTGGTGACCACCACGCACGAGGGCGAGGAGCAGGCACGTGCGCTCGCCACCGCCGTGGTGGGTGAGCGGTTGGCCGCCTGCGCGCAGGTGTACCCGGTCAACTCCGTGTACTGGTGGGACGGTGAGGTGCAGGCGGCGCCGGAGTGGCGGATCGACTTCAAGACCCGCGCCGAGCTCGCGGACCGGCTGGCGGCGTTCATCGGTGAGCAGCACAGCTACCAGACCCCCGAGGTGATCGCCGTCCCGGTGGTCACGGGCAGCACGGCCTACCTGGACTGGATCAACGCCGAGACGGCCGGATGA
- a CDS encoding maleylpyruvate isomerase family mycothiol-dependent enzyme yields MTPTPSFETLAFANVLSLIEDRSAALRAAVAASPDLDARVPSCPDWSLRELVEHLTEVHRFWTAAVAAGPSEQPPAVKPVDDALSAGLLARSATATEELIATLRAAGPELGCWTWWAGSEVPMTSGAVARHQVQEAAVHAFDAQLTAGTPEPLPELVALDGIGEFIGVSHGTAGPWPHQPVRVGLHAEEGESWVLELGAVAGTEKADAQEEDAGLHGPASDLLLVLHGRLPLDRLRTEGDRSVLERLLSWPDLD; encoded by the coding sequence ATGACCCCGACACCGTCCTTCGAGACCCTAGCTTTCGCGAACGTGCTGAGCCTGATCGAGGACCGCTCAGCGGCCCTGCGCGCCGCCGTCGCCGCCTCGCCCGACCTGGACGCCCGCGTCCCCAGTTGCCCGGACTGGTCGCTGCGCGAACTGGTCGAACACCTCACCGAGGTGCACCGGTTCTGGACGGCGGCGGTCGCGGCCGGGCCGAGCGAGCAGCCACCGGCGGTGAAGCCGGTCGATGACGCCCTGTCAGCCGGCCTGCTGGCCCGTTCGGCCACCGCCACCGAGGAGCTGATCGCCACCCTGCGGGCGGCCGGCCCCGAGCTGGGCTGCTGGACTTGGTGGGCCGGGTCCGAGGTGCCGATGACCAGTGGCGCCGTCGCCCGCCACCAGGTTCAGGAGGCCGCCGTACACGCCTTCGACGCCCAGCTGACCGCCGGAACTCCCGAACCCCTGCCGGAGCTTGTCGCCCTCGACGGGATCGGCGAGTTCATCGGCGTCAGCCACGGCACCGCCGGCCCCTGGCCGCACCAGCCGGTCCGGGTCGGCCTGCACGCCGAGGAGGGCGAGTCCTGGGTCCTGGAGCTGGGCGCGGTCGCCGGCACCGAGAAGGCTGACGCTCAGGAGGAGGACGCCGGCCTGCACGGCCCGGCGAGCGACCTGCTGCTGGTGCTGCACGGCCGCCTCCCCCTGGACCGGCTGCGCACCGAGGGTGACCGGTCCGTCCTGGAGCGCCTGCTCAGCTGGCCCGACCTGGACTGA